A window of the Plutella xylostella chromosome 11, ilPluXylo3.1, whole genome shotgun sequence genome harbors these coding sequences:
- the LOC105385279 gene encoding zinc finger protein 271: protein MEYPMEPLCILSHEEDSQYKPTDGSSTYDNCNMNVEQSGFYINDPNNETPDSYPSSNDGQTFKMEPLSDGSDCDEATSHVKRTNIVITAFICDRCKQIFGSEKILLEHHSQCKVNPRTLAGNLNINDPRKLWKKQFKTSAKPKKIIECEICQKRFRQIADLTNHMRSHTGEKPFLCEVCQRTFSQQSNLKVHMRVHSNERPFECDVCDKRFTLMTHKVIHMKSHTIERPHECETCKKRFAHLSAKITHMKSHTGEKPNKCDSCDKGFTTVGSLRRHQKVHTTETSVLNQLTDLVVTKVEAQCEK, encoded by the exons ATGGAATACCCGATGGAGCCACTTTGCATT TTAAGCCATGAGGAGGACAGCCAGTACAAACCTACAGACGGCTCCTCAACTTATGACAACTGCAATATGAATGTTGAACAAAGTggattttatataa ATGACCCAAACAACGAAACCCCAGACAGTTATCCTTCAAGCAATGACGGCCAAACATTCAAGATGGAGCCACTGAGCGATGGCAGCGACTGCGACGAAGCTACCAGCCACGTCAAAAGAACCAACATAGTCATTACAGCATTTATCTGTGATCGGTGCAAGCAAATCTTTGGCTCAGAGAAAATACTGTTAGAACACCACTCCCAATGCAAAGTGAATCCTAGAACACTGGCTGGTAATTTGAACATAAACGATCCTAGAAAACTGTGGAAGAAACAATTCAAGACATCAGCGAAGCCGAAGAAGATTATCGAGTGTGAAATATGTCAGAAACGATTCCGGCAAATAGCCGACTTGACTAACCACATGCGATCGCACACGGGCGAGAAGCCGTTCCTGTGTGAAGTGTGCCAGAGAACTTTCAGCCAACAGTCCAACCTGAAGGTCCACATGAGAGTCCACTCCAACGAGAGACCGTTCGAGTGCGATGTTTGCGACAAACGATTCACGCTAATGACACACAAGGTCATCCACATGAAGTCGCACACGATCGAAAGGCCACACGAGTGTGAAACGTGCAAGAAAAGATTTGCTCACTTGTCCGCTAAGATTACGCACATGAAATCTCATACCGGCGAGAAGCCGAACAAGTGTGATTCGTGCGATAAAGGATTCACGACGGTGGGTAGCTTGCGACGCCACCAGAAGGTTCACACGACTGAGACGAGTGTTCTCAATCAACTAACTGATTTGGTAGTTACTAAAGTAGAGGCACAATGTGAGAAATAA
- the LOC105386114 gene encoding uncharacterized protein LOC105386114 — MARSRVLPDDDDLRAAIEMSVMRAYSSMAPAVARTLPHRHATHRVPPRRLSPSPSARSRREHDHMDLRAIEACQLDGASPVPRRHYRLEPGSYGGSSHSSRGPSPSDYA; from the exons ATGGCTCGCAGCCGGGTGTtgcctgatgatgatgatctgaGAGCCGCCATCGAGATGTCCGTCATGAGAG CGTATTCGTCGATGGCGCCCGCCGTCGCGCGGACGCTGCCGCACCGCCACGCCACGCATAGAG tgccgccgcgccgcctgtCGCCCAGCCCGAGCGCGCGCTCGCGCCGCGAACACGACCATATGGACT TGCGCGCCATCGAAGCCTGCCAGTTGGACGGCGCGTCGCCGGTGCCGAGACGACATTACAG ATTGGAACCCGGCTCGTATGGGGGCTCTAGTCACAGCAGTCGCGGCCCCAGCCCCAGCGACTACGCATAA
- the LOC125489123 gene encoding uncharacterized protein LOC125489123: MEAVLKPPLPFQFDNNITNVTSGNLSKSWEEWKKSFEIYYQACEFSKKDAKVQISILLHIIGPRCREVHDTFKTKCTTVDEVLEEFDNFFLPKKNLTVERHKFFIREQREFESVEQYVFELNKMAAKCEFKDLCNDLVKDRLICGIHDNSLRERLLRESDLTLKKALDICQLAELSRVQATNINTEVSAHHVNEINNKCCGNCTGNSAENTESVDWMQQGVRERRRRGRGRGRARGRARGRGHGDPAPAAASAAAPSPPPPPPARSSRVCYKCGMSHNMYQCPAYGAKCNKCNRYNHYAKMCQVLYEIDGNSSDQDGEAS; the protein is encoded by the exons ATGGAAGCCGTATTAAAACCGCCGTTACCATTCCAATttgataacaatattacaaatGTAACCTCGGGAAACCTAAGCAAATCATGGGAAGAGTGGAAAAagtcttttgaaatatactatcAGGCGTGCGAGTTTTCCAAAAAAGATGCAAAGGTGCAAATTAGTATTTTGTTGCATATAATTGGCCCAAGGTGCAGAGAAGTTCACGATACATTCAAAACAAAATGCACCACAGTCGACGAAGTTTTAGAAGAATTTGATAATTTCTTTTTACCGAAGAAAAACTTAACAGTAGAACGTCACAAGTTCTTTATCCGAGAACAAAGGGAATTTGAATCCGTTGAACAGTATGTCTTCGAACTGAATAAGATGGCCGCCAAATGTGAGTTCAAAGATCTTTGTAACGACCTTGTCAAGGACCGTTTGATTTGTGGAATCCATGATAATTCATTACGGGAACGTTTGCTTAGAGAGAGTGACTTAACGCTGAAAAAGGCGTTAGATATTTGCCAGCTAGCCGAACTATCAAGGGTGCAAGCTACGAATATAAATACCGAGGTTTCAGCGCATCACGTGAAcgagataaataataaatgttgcGGCAATTGCACAGGCAATAGTGCAGAAAATACGGAATCGGTGGATTGGATGCAGCAGGGAGTACGTGAGCGTCGCAGGCGCGGGCgtgggcgcgggcgggcgcgaGGCAGGGCGCGAGGGCGCGGGCACGGAGACCCGgcacccgccgccgcctcggCCGCCGCCccatcgccgccgccgccgcctcctgCGCGATCCTCGCGTGTGTGTTACAAGTGCGGTATGAGTCATAACATGTACCAGTGTCCCGCGTATGGTGCAAAGTGCAATAAGTGCAACCGTTATAATCATTATGCGAAAATGTGCCAAGTATTGTATGAAATCGATGGGAACTCATCCGATCAG GACGGTGAGGCCTCCTGA